In one window of Halopiger aswanensis DNA:
- a CDS encoding acyl-CoA carboxylase subunit beta — MRIRISDDTTESEAAAIAEALATHFEEDVILVVDSGDEVGSATYDGDERDATAETVDDDLGPTEREETLLEEIEEILEGGPEKYKAQLPEEGKLFVRDRIDLWFGDDFLFEDGKFAEFDADDRLPADGLITGAAEFEGRDLHFMANDYTVKRGSMAAKGVEKFLRMQQRALKTGRPVLYLMDSSGGRIDQQTGFFANREGIGKYYYNHSMLSGRVPQICVLYGPCIAGAAYTPVFADFTVMVRDMSAMAIASPRMVEMVTGEEISLEELGGPDVHARHSGSADLVADDEEEARELVAKLIGYLPDNADEDPPRTSGTEPKFSPAGIDAIVPQEPNKGYDMFDVIDRVVDAGSTLELRPEYGEEIITSFARIDGRPVGIVANQPNHRAGAIFPDAAEKAAQFIWTCDAYNIPLLYLCDTPGFMAGSGVEKEGILEQGKKMIYATSSATVPKQSVIVRKAYGAGIYAMSGPAYDPESTIGLPSGEIAIMGPEAAINAVYARKLSEIEDEQERKQKEQELREEYREDIDIHRMASEVVIDEIVPPSSLREELTNRFAFYETVEKDLPAKKHGTIL; from the coding sequence ATGCGAATCAGAATCTCGGACGATACGACCGAATCGGAAGCAGCGGCGATCGCGGAGGCATTGGCGACACACTTCGAGGAGGACGTGATCCTCGTCGTCGACAGCGGCGACGAAGTCGGCAGCGCCACCTACGACGGCGACGAGCGCGACGCGACCGCAGAGACAGTTGACGACGATCTCGGCCCGACCGAACGCGAGGAGACGCTCCTCGAGGAAATCGAGGAGATTCTCGAAGGCGGTCCCGAGAAGTACAAAGCGCAGCTGCCCGAGGAGGGCAAACTCTTCGTTCGCGACCGGATCGACCTGTGGTTCGGCGACGACTTCCTGTTCGAGGACGGCAAGTTCGCGGAGTTCGACGCCGACGACCGGCTCCCGGCTGACGGGCTCATCACCGGAGCCGCGGAGTTCGAAGGCCGTGACCTGCACTTTATGGCTAACGACTACACGGTCAAACGCGGCAGCATGGCCGCGAAGGGTGTCGAGAAGTTCCTCCGGATGCAACAGCGGGCCTTGAAGACGGGACGTCCCGTCCTCTACCTGATGGACTCCTCGGGCGGCCGGATCGATCAGCAGACCGGCTTCTTTGCCAACCGCGAGGGCATCGGGAAGTACTACTACAACCACTCGATGCTCTCGGGCAGGGTTCCGCAGATCTGCGTGTTGTACGGTCCCTGTATCGCCGGCGCGGCCTACACCCCCGTGTTCGCGGATTTCACGGTCATGGTCCGGGACATGAGTGCGATGGCCATCGCGTCCCCCCGGATGGTCGAGATGGTCACCGGCGAAGAGATCAGCCTCGAAGAGCTGGGCGGCCCCGACGTGCACGCCCGACATTCCGGGAGCGCGGACCTCGTCGCCGATGACGAGGAAGAGGCGCGGGAACTCGTCGCCAAACTAATCGGCTATCTGCCCGACAACGCCGACGAGGACCCGCCACGGACCAGCGGCACGGAACCGAAGTTCTCGCCAGCAGGGATCGATGCCATTGTTCCCCAAGAACCGAACAAGGGCTACGACATGTTCGACGTGATCGACCGGGTAGTCGACGCCGGGTCGACGCTCGAACTGCGGCCCGAGTACGGCGAGGAGATAATCACGTCGTTCGCCCGGATCGACGGCCGGCCGGTCGGGATCGTCGCCAACCAACCCAACCACCGAGCCGGTGCTATTTTCCCCGATGCAGCGGAGAAAGCGGCCCAGTTCATCTGGACCTGCGATGCCTACAACATCCCGCTACTGTATCTCTGTGACACGCCCGGGTTCATGGCCGGTTCCGGCGTCGAGAAAGAAGGCATCCTCGAGCAGGGCAAGAAGATGATCTACGCCACGTCCTCGGCGACGGTTCCCAAGCAGTCAGTCATCGTCAGGAAGGCCTACGGTGCGGGGATCTACGCGATGTCCGGTCCGGCCTACGATCCGGAATCGACCATTGGTCTTCCAAGCGGCGAGATCGCAATCATGGGGCCGGAGGCGGCGATCAACGCCGTCTACGCCAGAAAGCTCTCCGAGATCGAAGACGAGCAAGAGCGCAAGCAAAAAGAGCAGGAACTGCGCGAGGAGTACCGTGAAGACATCGATATCCACCGAATGGCCAGCGAGGTCGTCATCGACGAGATCGTCCCGCCGAGCAGTCTCCGAGAGGAGTTGACGAACCGCTTCGCGTTCTACGAGACCGTCGAGAAAGATCTGCCGGCCAAGAAACACGGAACGATTCTATGA
- a CDS encoding MaoC family dehydratase: MTGKHYEEFAVGETIDHGKRRTISERDNQQFCDMTMNQQPLHLDAEFAADTEFGERLVNGLYTMSLAVGLTIPETTDGTIVANLSYDNVEHPNPVYHGDTIRVQSTVTDKRETSDGERGVVTMHVEVFKVNAAEEPLVCEFDRTVLSLKREHAT; encoded by the coding sequence ATGACGGGCAAGCACTACGAGGAGTTCGCGGTCGGCGAGACCATCGACCACGGAAAGCGACGAACGATCAGCGAGCGGGACAACCAGCAGTTCTGTGACATGACGATGAACCAGCAACCGTTACACCTCGATGCCGAGTTCGCGGCCGATACCGAGTTCGGCGAGCGGCTGGTCAACGGACTCTACACGATGAGCCTCGCCGTCGGGCTGACCATTCCGGAGACGACCGACGGCACTATCGTCGCAAACTTGTCCTACGATAACGTTGAGCATCCGAATCCGGTATACCACGGCGACACGATCCGCGTCCAGTCGACCGTCACCGACAAACGAGAGACCAGCGACGGCGAACGCGGGGTCGTCACGATGCACGTCGAGGTGTTCAAGGTCAACGCGGCGGAGGAACCGCTCGTCTGCGAGTTCGACCGCACCGTACTCTCACTGAAACGCGAACACGCCACGTGA
- a CDS encoding HpcH/HpaI aldolase/citrate lyase family protein, with protein sequence MVRRSVLFAPGDKPALMRKAAKTDADTVVFDLEDAVAPADKEDAREAVREVLNDVESECEVCVRVNPIGISAATDLGAVLEGATPDSVMLPKAEAAEDVQRIDRLLEERGVDLPVLSLIESASGVLRADDIAAADATDALLFGAEDLAADIGATRTSEGMEVLYARERTVIAASAAGVGAIDTIYTDYEDLDGLRESTKRAVQFGYDGKMAIHPDQVPVINDAFTPSDEEIAWAERVVEADAETDAGVFEVDGEMIDAPLISQAERILERAREAGRQ encoded by the coding sequence ATGGTTCGTCGAAGCGTTCTTTTCGCCCCCGGTGACAAACCAGCTCTGATGCGGAAAGCAGCCAAGACTGACGCCGACACCGTCGTCTTCGACCTCGAGGACGCAGTCGCTCCGGCCGACAAGGAAGATGCTCGCGAGGCCGTCCGCGAGGTACTCAACGACGTCGAGTCTGAGTGCGAGGTCTGCGTTCGGGTGAATCCGATTGGTATCTCGGCTGCGACCGACCTCGGGGCCGTCCTCGAGGGGGCAACTCCGGACAGCGTGATGCTGCCGAAGGCGGAAGCAGCCGAGGACGTCCAGAGGATCGACCGCTTGCTCGAGGAACGCGGTGTCGACCTTCCGGTGCTGTCGCTCATCGAATCCGCGTCGGGGGTCCTCCGGGCCGACGATATCGCGGCGGCCGACGCGACCGACGCGCTGCTATTCGGGGCCGAAGACCTCGCAGCCGACATCGGTGCGACTCGCACGAGCGAAGGGATGGAGGTGTTGTACGCCCGCGAACGGACCGTGATCGCGGCCAGTGCCGCCGGTGTCGGTGCGATTGACACTATTTATACGGATTACGAGGACCTGGACGGACTCCGCGAATCGACTAAGCGCGCCGTCCAATTCGGGTACGACGGAAAGATGGCGATCCACCCTGATCAAGTTCCGGTCATTAACGACGCGTTCACGCCCAGCGACGAAGAGATCGCGTGGGCCGAACGCGTCGTCGAGGCCGACGCCGAAACCGATGCCGGCGTCTTCGAGGTCGACGGGGAGATGATCGACGCGCCACTCATCTCGCAGGCCGAACGCATTCTCGAACGCGCTCGCGAAGCCGGTCGACAGTAG
- a CDS encoding amidohydrolase family protein: MSATERQSEDGSSPFSPAIDAHTHLFPKRLSDAIRRSLTTETGWEFSHPTARPEIEDVLRAAGVTAYVALPYAHKPGIARGLNEWLREQAAASDVLLPFATVHPDDDGVADIVRDAFDGGAKGLKIHCPVQECRPADSRLEPALEVAAAADRPITYHGGTAPMFEDSPYVGADAFAELVASYPELRVCCAHMGTYEVEDFLDLARDHENVYLDTTFAMSTAATETMGFDPSTIADETLVNLSESIMYGSDFPNIPYPYRAERAGLLARDLPAGTVRDLFARTAADYLGLESESDFALE; the protein is encoded by the coding sequence ATGTCCGCTACCGAACGACAGTCAGAGGATGGATCGTCTCCGTTCAGTCCCGCGATCGACGCCCATACGCACCTCTTCCCGAAGCGACTCAGCGACGCGATCCGCCGCTCGCTTACCACCGAGACCGGCTGGGAGTTCTCGCACCCGACGGCTCGCCCGGAGATCGAGGACGTCCTCCGCGCGGCCGGCGTCACCGCCTACGTCGCACTCCCGTACGCACACAAACCGGGGATCGCACGCGGGTTGAACGAATGGCTCCGCGAGCAGGCCGCCGCGTCGGACGTGCTACTCCCGTTCGCGACGGTTCATCCCGACGACGACGGCGTCGCTGATATCGTTCGAGACGCCTTCGACGGGGGAGCGAAGGGCCTGAAGATCCACTGTCCGGTCCAAGAGTGTCGCCCCGCGGACTCGCGACTCGAGCCGGCCCTCGAGGTTGCGGCGGCAGCCGATCGGCCGATCACCTACCACGGCGGCACGGCACCGATGTTCGAGGATAGCCCGTACGTTGGCGCGGACGCGTTCGCGGAACTGGTGGCTTCGTATCCGGAGCTTCGCGTCTGCTGCGCGCACATGGGCACCTACGAGGTCGAGGATTTTCTCGACCTCGCGCGAGACCACGAGAACGTTTATCTCGACACGACGTTCGCGATGTCGACCGCGGCGACGGAGACGATGGGGTTCGATCCGTCGACGATCGCCGACGAGACTCTCGTCAACCTCTCGGAGTCGATTATGTACGGCTCCGACTTCCCGAACATTCCGTACCCTTACCGCGCCGAACGAGCGGGACTCCTCGCTCGAGACCTCCCCGCGGGGACCGTCCGAGATCTCTTCGCCCGAACGGCCGCCGACTATCTCGGGCTCGAGTCCGAATCGGACTTCGCCCTCGAGTGA
- a CDS encoding DUF6360 family protein, protein MTDRLMKVNAYTTLDLVDAVVAGHEFEAESFAVVNATTDKDAPDCVRLQFELDNMTETHLPAHMEELQLTPDQARTLAAELEKHASRVEQENGGDER, encoded by the coding sequence ATGACCGACCGCCTGATGAAAGTGAACGCGTACACCACGCTCGACCTCGTCGACGCAGTCGTGGCAGGACACGAGTTCGAAGCGGAATCGTTCGCCGTCGTGAATGCGACGACGGACAAGGATGCACCAGACTGCGTCCGTCTGCAGTTCGAACTCGACAACATGACCGAAACCCACCTTCCGGCACACATGGAGGAACTGCAATTGACACCCGACCAAGCCCGAACGCTTGCAGCCGAACTCGAGAAACACGCGAGTCGTGTTGAACAGGAGAACGGAGGCGATGAGAGGTAA
- a CDS encoding nitrite/sulfite reductase, with protein sequence MPSDVEQWKDELYGTDIRAEIERFADAGWESIPDDERDAWFERFKWYGLYHQRAGQESYFMMRIGPPSGVLEPGQFRRIVEIADDFSRGPVANPEFGNGWLDVTTRQAIQLHWIRLEDVPEIFDRLEDVGLSTVQACGDSWRNIVGCPVAGKDKHEHVDAGALATELNDTFKRNEAHSNLPRKWKVSVTGCDEGCGQGDINDLSFEPAEKEIDGETVTGYNVRVGGGLSRNEPRFARDIDVFVTPEQAVDVAGGISALFRDHGDREDRYNARMKFLVDELGPDTIREMLQAEYVDFELETAGEDLRDSYSYNAGDADGKHDHVGVHEQTDGNYYVGLNALVGRIGVDEAYELADAAETYGSGEVRLTQRQNVVLTDVPEERLDELLDEPVLEEYSPDPHPFQRGSIACTGTEFCSLSIVETKNRQVRFARWLKENVELPVGVDDFHIHLSGCTASCAQPQIADVSLRGMKTRKNGEPVEALDIGLGGGLGENPQFASWVAERIPADEVPGAIANLIENFAAARERTESFREFVLAREDDELAELIEPEETDYEDPYMHNTKRTWYPYAEDDDLDASPAPARADGTPIPSDD encoded by the coding sequence ATGCCAAGCGACGTGGAGCAGTGGAAGGACGAACTCTACGGGACGGATATCCGAGCGGAAATCGAGCGCTTCGCCGACGCAGGATGGGAATCGATCCCCGACGACGAACGAGACGCGTGGTTCGAGCGGTTCAAGTGGTACGGACTGTACCACCAGCGAGCCGGCCAGGAATCGTACTTCATGATGCGGATCGGACCGCCGAGCGGCGTCCTCGAGCCGGGCCAGTTCCGTCGGATCGTCGAGATCGCCGACGACTTTTCCCGCGGCCCCGTCGCGAACCCCGAATTCGGCAACGGCTGGCTCGACGTGACGACGCGACAGGCGATTCAACTGCACTGGATCCGCCTCGAGGACGTTCCCGAAATCTTCGATCGGCTCGAGGACGTCGGGTTGTCGACGGTCCAGGCCTGCGGCGACTCGTGGCGAAACATCGTCGGCTGTCCGGTCGCCGGCAAGGACAAACACGAACACGTCGACGCCGGCGCGCTCGCGACCGAACTCAACGACACGTTCAAGCGGAACGAGGCGCACTCGAACCTCCCGCGCAAGTGGAAGGTTTCGGTGACCGGGTGTGACGAGGGCTGCGGACAGGGAGACATCAACGATCTCTCGTTCGAACCCGCCGAAAAGGAAATCGACGGCGAGACGGTGACGGGATATAACGTCCGCGTCGGCGGCGGCCTCTCGCGCAACGAGCCCCGATTCGCGCGCGATATCGACGTCTTCGTCACGCCCGAGCAGGCCGTCGACGTCGCCGGCGGCATCTCGGCGCTGTTCCGGGACCACGGCGACCGCGAAGACCGCTATAACGCGCGCATGAAGTTCCTCGTCGACGAGTTGGGGCCTGACACGATCCGCGAGATGCTCCAGGCGGAGTACGTCGACTTCGAACTCGAGACGGCGGGCGAGGATCTCCGCGACTCCTACTCGTACAACGCGGGCGACGCCGACGGCAAGCACGACCACGTCGGCGTTCACGAACAGACCGACGGAAACTACTACGTCGGACTGAACGCCCTCGTCGGACGGATCGGCGTCGACGAGGCCTACGAACTCGCCGACGCCGCCGAGACGTACGGGTCGGGCGAGGTCCGGCTCACCCAACGTCAGAACGTCGTCCTGACGGACGTCCCGGAGGAACGGCTGGACGAACTTCTCGACGAACCGGTCCTCGAGGAGTACAGCCCCGATCCGCATCCCTTCCAGCGCGGGTCGATCGCCTGCACCGGGACCGAGTTCTGTTCGCTGTCGATCGTCGAGACGAAGAACCGCCAGGTGCGGTTCGCGCGCTGGCTGAAGGAGAACGTCGAACTGCCGGTGGGTGTCGACGACTTCCACATCCACCTCTCGGGCTGTACGGCGTCCTGTGCCCAGCCCCAGATCGCCGACGTCTCCCTGCGCGGAATGAAGACGCGCAAGAACGGCGAACCGGTCGAAGCGCTCGACATCGGACTCGGGGGCGGACTCGGAGAGAACCCGCAGTTCGCTTCCTGGGTCGCCGAACGCATCCCCGCCGACGAGGTTCCGGGCGCGATCGCGAACCTTATCGAAAACTTCGCTGCCGCTCGAGAGAGGACCGAGAGCTTCCGGGAGTTCGTTCTCGCCCGTGAGGACGACGAACTCGCCGAGTTGATCGAACCCGAGGAGACGGACTACGAGGATCCGTACATGCACAACACGAAGCGAACCTGGTATCCGTACGCCGAAGACGACGATCTCGACGCAAGTCCGGCACCTGCACGGGCTGACGGAACACCGATCCCGTCTGACGACTGA
- a CDS encoding Rid family detoxifying hydrolase has protein sequence MEEIVTDEDPSAIGPYSQGIKDEGRIYVSGQGPVNPETGEVVSEDIREQTAQTIENISAILEAANASLDDILKANVYVTDMDDYEAVNEVYAKYMDEPYPARAAVEISQLPIEIGVEIEVIARAE, from the coding sequence ATGGAAGAGATTGTGACTGACGAGGACCCCAGTGCAATTGGACCGTACTCTCAGGGAATCAAGGATGAGGGGCGGATATACGTATCCGGACAGGGTCCGGTTAACCCCGAAACCGGAGAGGTCGTATCGGAGGATATTCGTGAGCAGACAGCCCAGACAATCGAGAATATTTCAGCTATCTTAGAAGCTGCCAACGCATCTCTCGACGATATACTAAAAGCGAACGTCTATGTCACCGACATGGACGACTACGAGGCGGTGAACGAAGTATACGCCAAGTACATGGACGAGCCGTATCCGGCACGAGCGGCCGTAGAAATATCACAACTTCCAATCGAGATCGGTGTCGAAATCGAAGTCATCGCGCGCGCTGAATGA
- a CDS encoding IclR family transcriptional regulator codes for MRSHSRLYQVGKSEVDKLAQETGEASHLVVESHGREILLYERFGPEAVGEDLYTRIKGFPRRNLHCSAASKAILAHLEPERRDDILEDYEFISRTPNTITDEETLREEFENVRAKAFARNDEEQIAGVTSRRCTDNSG; via the coding sequence GTGCGATCGCACTCGCGACTTTATCAAGTCGGCAAGTCAGAAGTCGATAAACTCGCTCAAGAAACAGGCGAAGCCAGTCACTTAGTGGTCGAAAGCCACGGTCGAGAGATTTTACTGTACGAACGGTTCGGACCAGAAGCAGTTGGCGAGGACCTCTACACTCGGATCAAGGGATTTCCAAGGCGAAATCTCCACTGTTCAGCGGCCAGCAAGGCAATTCTCGCTCACCTCGAACCGGAGCGTCGAGATGATATTCTCGAAGACTACGAATTCATCTCGAGGACGCCGAATACAATCACAGATGAGGAAACCTTGCGAGAAGAGTTTGAGAACGTACGCGCGAAAGCATTTGCTCGCAACGACGAAGAACAGATAGCTGGAGTAACGAGCCGTCGCTGCACCGATAATTCAGGATGA
- a CDS encoding IclR family transcriptional regulator — MDTPNRAGPTDSVQTARTMFSIVEYIADREGASLSALAADLDYAKSTIHRHLRTLEDLEYVVEREDGYHVGLQFLEIGVTARNSYRGYGLVREKVEALAEETGERAQFFVEEHGKAVYLARSVGEHAVRTDPGIGSRIPLYAASAGKAILSELPEPKLSDMFERMAFEPVTERTITDPDELRAELETVRERGYAFNREESLRGTHAVGVPICGPDGDVIGGLSVTGPSHRLKGERFEEELPNLLLGAANELELNIAHS, encoded by the coding sequence ATGGACACACCAAACAGGGCTGGTCCAACAGATTCAGTCCAGACGGCACGAACGATGTTCAGCATAGTCGAATATATCGCAGATAGAGAGGGTGCGTCATTGTCAGCGCTCGCGGCTGATCTCGACTATGCGAAGAGTACGATTCATCGGCACCTGCGGACGCTCGAGGACCTCGAGTACGTCGTTGAGCGCGAAGACGGCTATCACGTTGGCCTCCAATTCCTTGAGATCGGGGTGACTGCCCGGAACAGCTATCGGGGGTACGGCCTTGTCCGAGAAAAAGTTGAGGCGCTCGCCGAGGAGACCGGCGAACGAGCACAGTTCTTTGTTGAGGAACACGGGAAGGCGGTGTACTTAGCGCGGTCAGTCGGCGAACACGCGGTCCGGACTGACCCCGGTATCGGGAGCCGTATCCCGCTGTACGCAGCGTCAGCCGGGAAGGCGATCTTGTCGGAACTTCCCGAGCCAAAACTGTCCGATATGTTCGAACGCATGGCCTTTGAGCCCGTGACGGAGCGCACGATCACCGATCCCGATGAGCTTCGTGCCGAACTTGAAACAGTCCGCGAGCGCGGGTACGCCTTCAACCGTGAGGAATCCCTGCGCGGCACACACGCGGTGGGTGTCCCCATCTGTGGACCAGATGGCGACGTCATCGGCGGACTCAGCGTTACCGGTCCGAGTCACCGCCTAAAGGGCGAGCGCTTCGAGGAAGAACTTCCGAATCTGCTGCTTGGCGCCGCGAACGAACTCGAGCTCAATATCGCACACTCGTAG
- a CDS encoding MFS transporter has protein sequence MVSLSSVVGDDTDLVSERPFQLLLLINVLPPLGTALLSPVLGSLVKPLGASTANIGLLLSTFTAPAIFVIPVAGVVSDRYGRRPVLIFGLLWFGLTGTAIALVSTFEAALMLRFLQGIGFAALTPIIITSLGDLYTGTKEATAQGLRFSGSGLSQTVFPLAAGVLVGMAWQYPFLLYAVAFPIAAIVYVWFEEPIEPTSDDDSPTDFREQLSDLCTLVAHRRAWSMVVARGSANLAWFGFLTYNSILIVDVLGGTPAQAGLLAALASLTYALAATQAGRIADLFDDRVYPLIASNTSMGVGLALVFLATSLAVAAIGVVLMGIGFGLVLSIYRSIITGLAPSDLRGGLVSLSEGSGRAAATMTPVLMGAAIAVTTSHLGFAVAVRTVGVAIGLLSAGTGIACLLAMSTAAPLRMDR, from the coding sequence GTGGTATCGCTCTCGTCTGTCGTCGGAGACGACACGGATCTCGTGAGTGAACGGCCGTTCCAGTTACTGTTGCTCATTAATGTTCTCCCACCGCTCGGCACAGCACTCCTCTCGCCGGTGTTGGGTTCGCTCGTTAAGCCGTTAGGTGCGTCGACGGCGAACATCGGGCTGCTGCTGTCCACGTTCACTGCGCCAGCCATCTTCGTCATCCCTGTCGCGGGCGTCGTTTCCGATAGATACGGCCGTCGTCCGGTTCTCATTTTTGGACTGTTGTGGTTCGGCCTTACCGGGACGGCTATCGCACTCGTCTCAACGTTCGAGGCCGCGCTCATGCTCCGGTTCCTCCAGGGCATTGGCTTCGCCGCGCTCACACCCATCATCATCACTAGCCTCGGTGATCTCTATACGGGAACCAAGGAGGCGACTGCGCAGGGGTTGCGGTTCTCCGGATCGGGGCTCTCCCAGACAGTTTTCCCACTCGCCGCTGGCGTCCTCGTCGGGATGGCATGGCAGTATCCGTTCCTCCTATATGCCGTCGCATTCCCCATTGCAGCGATCGTCTACGTCTGGTTCGAGGAGCCAATCGAGCCGACGTCGGACGATGACTCGCCCACGGACTTCCGCGAACAACTCTCGGATCTGTGCACGCTCGTTGCCCATCGACGCGCGTGGTCAATGGTTGTCGCCCGTGGCTCTGCGAACCTCGCGTGGTTCGGTTTTCTCACGTACAACTCTATCCTCATCGTGGACGTGCTCGGCGGCACACCTGCCCAAGCTGGGCTGCTCGCGGCACTTGCCAGTCTCACGTATGCACTCGCGGCGACGCAGGCGGGCCGTATTGCTGATCTGTTCGATGATCGGGTCTACCCGCTCATCGCGTCAAACACATCGATGGGTGTGGGGCTCGCGCTCGTCTTCCTCGCAACGTCGCTGGCTGTAGCCGCCATTGGCGTCGTCCTCATGGGCATCGGCTTTGGGCTCGTGCTCTCGATATACCGCAGCATCATTACGGGCCTCGCACCGTCGGATCTCCGCGGCGGCCTCGTCAGCCTCAGCGAGGGCAGCGGCCGCGCAGCCGCGACGATGACGCCGGTTCTGATGGGAGCCGCTATCGCCGTTACCACATCGCACCTCGGCTTCGCGGTGGCTGTGCGAACTGTGGGTGTAGCGATAGGGCTGCTCAGCGCGGGGACGGGCATTGCGTGCCTGCTTGCGATGAGTACGGCAGCACCGCTTCGTATGGACCGTTGA
- a CDS encoding acyl-CoA dehydrogenase family protein, with translation MLDYFDLEASLSQSEQLLVESAREFVEGEVDDIGQHWIDGTFPRDLIPKMGEMGFYAPNLEGYGSANVSETAYGLLMQELEACDSGLRSMASVQGALVMYPIHAYGSDEQKDEWLPKLGTGEAVGCFGLTEPEHGSNPSAMETTAERNGDEYVLNGSKTWITNSPIADIAVVWAKDTSEDDNPVRGFLVETDRDGVTTNKIEEKLSLRASITGEISLQNVHIPKENLLPGVSGMKGPLSCLTQARYGIAWGAVGAARDCFETARDYATDREQFGKPIGGFQMQQQKLAEMATQITLAQLLAHRLAELKEEGRMRPQHVSMAKRNNVRMARDQSRVAREMLGGNGITADYSPMRHMANMETVYTYEGTHDIHTLILGEDLTGIQAYQ, from the coding sequence ATGCTCGATTACTTCGACCTGGAGGCATCACTTTCCCAATCGGAGCAGTTACTCGTCGAATCCGCTCGCGAGTTCGTTGAAGGCGAAGTCGACGATATCGGCCAACACTGGATAGACGGTACGTTTCCGAGAGATCTCATCCCGAAGATGGGAGAGATGGGGTTCTACGCACCGAACTTGGAGGGATACGGTTCGGCGAACGTCAGCGAGACGGCCTACGGCCTCCTGATGCAGGAGTTGGAGGCCTGCGACTCCGGACTGCGCTCAATGGCGAGCGTGCAGGGGGCACTCGTGATGTACCCCATCCATGCGTACGGCAGCGACGAGCAGAAAGACGAGTGGCTACCGAAGCTCGGCACTGGCGAGGCAGTCGGATGTTTCGGTCTTACCGAGCCCGAACACGGCTCGAATCCGTCCGCAATGGAGACCACTGCCGAACGTAACGGTGACGAATACGTCCTGAACGGCTCGAAGACGTGGATTACGAACTCACCTATCGCAGATATCGCGGTCGTCTGGGCAAAAGATACCAGCGAGGACGATAATCCTGTCCGGGGATTCCTCGTGGAGACCGACCGTGACGGCGTCACCACGAACAAGATTGAGGAGAAACTCTCGCTGCGAGCTTCGATTACAGGCGAAATCAGCCTGCAAAACGTACACATTCCAAAGGAAAACCTGCTGCCTGGCGTCTCAGGAATGAAGGGGCCGCTGTCATGTCTTACGCAGGCACGATACGGTATCGCGTGGGGTGCGGTCGGTGCCGCTCGCGACTGCTTCGAGACCGCACGCGACTACGCTACCGATCGCGAGCAGTTTGGGAAGCCTATCGGCGGCTTCCAGATGCAACAGCAGAAACTCGCCGAAATGGCCACCCAGATCACGCTCGCGCAACTGCTCGCTCATCGGCTTGCGGAGCTCAAAGAGGAGGGGAGAATGCGTCCCCAGCACGTCTCAATGGCCAAGCGCAACAACGTCCGGATGGCCCGCGACCAGTCTCGGGTCGCCCGCGAGATGCTCGGCGGAAACGGCATTACCGCAGACTACTCACCGATGCGCCACATGGCGAACATGGAAACCGTCTACACCTACGAGGGTACCCATGACATCCACACGCTAATCCTCGGCGAGGACCTCACCGGTATCCAAGCATACCAGTAA